The Streptomyces sp. HUAS MG91 sequence GCGTCGGTACGTGAGAACCCCGGGGTGTTCGAGGTGCGGGGCGTTTCGGAGGACCTCGATGTGGTCGCCGCGTGCCGGGAGGCGCTGGAGCACGAGGGGTCGATCGGGCTCATCGCGGCCGATGCGCGGTGTGCGGTGCTGGGGGAGTTGCTGACCGAGGCGGGGATGGTGTTTCTCGCGCCGGGTGAGGAGACGACGGCCGAGGCGCGGCTGACGCTCGTCCCGGCATCGCTGGCCAAGGGGCTTGAGTACGACTACGTCGTCCTCGACGAGCCGGCTGCCGTGGTGAGCGGTGAGCCTGATGAGCGGACCGGGTTGCGGCGGCTGTATGTGGCGCTGACCCGTGCCGTGTCGGGGCTGGTGGTGGTCCACGCCACAGCCCTGCCGGGCGAACTGGCCCCCGTGTAGCTCGCCCGCGCCCCTGTTGGGTTGTCTTTCGTCTGCGGGCCGGTGGCCGCGTCTCGCGCAGTTCCCCGCGCCCCTGAGGCATGCGCTGACGCGCAGCCTCCCCTGAAGGCCGCAGGCCTTTCAGGAGCGCGGGGAACTGCGTGGTCAGGAGTCCAGGGTGTCGCGCCAGAGGCGGACGGACTGCGACGAGACCGGGCCCGCCCACCCGGAGGGCCGCGCCGCGCCGCCGATGTGGAAGGCCGAGATCCCGGCCCCGCGCAACCCGGCGACATGCTCCAGGCGGAGCCCCCCGCCGACCAGGATCTGCTGCTCGTACCCGGGCTCCCCGGCAGCCGACCGCGCCGCCTCCGCGACGAGCACGTCGACCCCGGCGTCCACGCCGTCCGCCGAACCCGCCGTCAGATACGTGTCCAGGCCGGGCAGATCGGCGAGCTGCTTGCGCAGGGCGTCCCGGTCGGCGGCCCGGTCGATGGCCCGGTGGAACGTCCACCGGCACCCGTCCAGCTCGCCCACCAGCCGCTCCACGGCCGCCAGATCGGGCCCCCCGTGATCGTCGAGGAACCCGAGCACGAACTCGTCGGCACCCGCCGCCCGCAACGCCCGCGCCCGCGCCACCAGCTCCGAGACGTCACCGGCGGCGAAACCGTCCGCGAGCCGGAGCATCACGCGCAGCGAGATGTCCACGGCCCCGCGGATCGCCGCGAACGTCTCCACCGACGGCGTCAGCCCGTCCGCGGCCATGTCGGTGACCAGCTCAAGGCGGTCCGCGCCACCGGCCTGGGCGGCGACGGCGTCCTCGGCGTCGAGGGCGATCACCTCCAGGACTGCACGCTTGCTCATGAGGCTCCTGAATAGGTCTAGTCCAATGTCCCGCTCAGCCTACGCCGCGTGCACCGTGAACGCAGCCGTCCTGACCTCGCCGTCGTGCTTGAAATCGAGGAAGAGCCGGTACGTCCCGGTGCTGGGCGCGGTCGCGGTGAAGGAAACCTCCGGCCCCGGCCTGCCGTCGTGCGGGTGAACGTGAAGGTAGGCCAGATCGCCCGCGCGCAGGGCGACCAAGTGCCCGTACGCGCCGAGGTAGGGGTCCAGATCGGTGACGGGCCGGCCGTTCCTGGTGACGGTCAGGGTCAGCTCGCGGGCCGCGCCCGCCGCCAGTTCGCCGTCCACCCGGACCTCGTAGCCACCCGCGACACGTGCCGTCGTGGAGTGCTCCGGCAGCGGCGCGGGCGCGTACGTCCCCGCGACGCCGAGCCCGGCGCCGAGCGTCAGGCCCTCCTGCGCGCCGCGCGGGGTGAAGTCGGCGAAGACGCGGTAGTCGCCCGCCTTGGGCAGCGAGACGGGCGTCGACCAGGTGCCGTCGGCCGCCCGCACCGGGTGCAGATGGCGGTACGCGGTCAGATCGCGCGAGGCGACGATCAGGTGCAGCTGCTTGCCGTGCTCCGTCTCGTACGAGGTCAGGGGCTCCCCGGCGCCGCCCTCGGTGTCCTTGCGGATCGTGAAGCGGAGGACGCCGGTCGGGCCGGGGAGGCGGTCCCGTTCCAGGTCGAGGGTGTAGCCGCGGTCGGAGACCTGGAGGCCGCCGGGAACGGTGTCCGCCTCGCCCGCGTGGGTCTCCTCGCCGCCGTGCCTCTCGTGTGCGGGCGGCCGCTGCTCCGCGATCACGGGAGTCACCCCGCTCCCCACCCCGTACGCCGTGCCGAACGTGGCGGCGGCCGCGGCCGCGACGGCGGCGATCTTCAGTCCGGTGTGCATGACGGGCTCCTCGTGGCGGGGGCGGGTTTCTCCGACCATACCCATGGGGGGTATCCTGTCAAGCAGGGTCCGGCCTTGTTCTAGGTACCCCCTGGGGGTATAACTGGATCATAATGTGGGGCACCCGCCCCACGGACCCCGACCGAAGGAGGCAGCATGTCGGCGCACACCGTCGCCCCGCCCGCCCGGGTGGAACTCGCCATCGGTGGCATGACCTGCGCGTCCTGCGCCGCCCGGATCGAGAAGAAGCTGAACCGGATGGACGGCGTCGAGGCGACCGTCAACTACGCGACCGAGAAGGCGCAGGTCAGCTATGCCGACGGGGTGTCCGTCGCCGATCTGATCGCGAAGGTCGAGGCCACCGGCTACACGGCCCACGAGCCCGAGCCGCCCGCCGTCGAGACCGACAGGGACGCCGGGAGCGCGGCCGACGACGAGCTGCGGCCGCTGCGCCAGCGCCTGATCACCGCCGTCGTGCTCGCCGTTCCCGTCATCGCGATGGCGATGGTCCCGGCCCTCCAGTTCCAGTACTGGCAGTGGCTGTCCCTGACACTGGCGGCGCCCGTCGTCACGTACGCGGCCTGGCCGTTCCACCGGGCGGCGTTCACGAACGCGCGGCACGGCGCCGCGACGATGGACACGCTGATCTCGCTGGGCACCTCGGCCGCGTTCCTGTGGTCGGTGTGGGCGCTGTTCTTCGGCACCGCGGGCACCCCCGGCATGACGCACCCCTTCGAGCTGACCATCGGGCGCGGTGACGGTGCGGGGAACATCTATCTGGAGGCCGCCGCGGGCGTCACCGCGTTCATCCTCGCGGGCCGGTACTTCGAAGCCCGTTCCAAGCGGAAGGCGGGCGCCGCGCTCAGGGCGCTGCTCGAACTGGGCGCCAAGGACGTGACGGTGCTGCGCGCCGGCGGGCGGGAAGCGACGGTCCCGATCGGTGAGTTGAGGACCGGGGACCGTTTCCTGGTGCGGCCCGGCGAGAAGATCGCCACGGACGGCACCGTCGTCGAGGGCTCCTCCGCCGTCGACGCCTCCATGCTCACCGGCGAGTCCGTGCCGGTCGAGGTCGCGGTCGGCGACACCGTCACCGGCGCCACGCTGAACGCCGGGGGACGGCTCGTCGTCGAGGCCACCCGGGTCGGTTCCGACACCCAGCTCGCGCGGATGGCCCGCATGGTCGAGGACGCGCAGAACGGCAAGGCCGCCGCCCAGCGGCTCGCCGACCGGATCTCCGGCGTCTTCGTCCCGGTCGTCATCGCCCTCGCGATCGCCACGCTGGGCTTCTGGCTCGGCAACGGCGCGGGCTGGACGGCCGCCTTCACCGCCGCCGTCGCCGTCCTCATCATCGCCTGCCCGTGCGCCCTCGGGCTCGCCACCCCGACCGCGCTCATGGTCGGCACCGGGCGCGGCGCCCAGCTCGGCATCCTCATCAAGGGCCCCGAGGTCCTGGAGACGACCCGCCGCGTCGACACGATCGTCCTCGACAAGACCGGCACCGTGACGACCGGGCGGATGACGCTGCTCGCCGCGCACGTCGCCGACGGCACGACCGAGGACGAGGTGCTGCGGCTCGCGGGCGCGCTGGAGCACAGCTCCGAGCACCCGATCGCGCGGGCCGTGGCCACGGGCGCCGCCGAGCGCGTGGGCCCGCTGCCCGTCCCCGAGGACTTCGCGAACGTCGCCGGGCTCGGCGTGCAGGGCGTCGTCGACGGGCACGCGGTGCTGGTCGGGCGGGAGCAGTTGCTGGAGGAGTGGGAGATCCGGCTCCCCGAGCCGCTGGCCCGCGCCAAGGCCGCCGCCGAGGAGGCCGGGCGGACCGTGATCGCGGTGGCCTGGGACGGGGCCGCGCGCGCCGTGCTCGAGGTCGCCGACGCCGTGAAGGACACCAGTGCCGAGGCCGTGCGGCGGCTGCGGGAGTTGGGGCTGCGGCCCGTTCTGCTGACCGGTGACAATGCCGCCGTCGCCCGTGCCGTCGCCGCCGAGGTCGGGATCACCGACCCCGCCGATGTCATCTCTGAGGTGCTGCCCCAGGACAAGGTCGATGTCGTCAAGCGGCTTCAGGGGGAGGGGCGTTCCGTGGCCATGGTCGGTGACGGGGTCAACGACGCGGCGGCGCTGGCGCAGGCCGATCTGGGGCTTGCCATGGGGACGGGTACGGATGCCGCCATCGAGGCCGGGGATCTGACGCTGGTCCGGGGTGACCTGCGGTCGGCGGGCGACGCGATTCGGCTCGCCCGGCGCACGCTGGGCACGATCCGCTCGAATCTGTTCTGGGCGTTCGCCTACAACGTGGCCGCGTTGCCGCTCGCCGCGGCGGGCCTTTTGAATCCCATGATCGCCGGTGCCGCCATGGCCTTCTCCTCGGTCTTCGTGGTCGCCAACAGCCTGCGACTGCGGCGCTTCAGGGCCGGCTTCTAGGCTGCGGCCCGGTGGGGCTGGTCGTGTTGTCGTTCGTCTGCGGCCCGGTGGGGGGCTGGTCGCGTTTGTCGTTCGTCCGCGGGCCGGTGGGGGCTGGTCGAGTTGTCGTTCGTCTGCGGCCCGGTGGCCTCTTCTCGCGCAGTTCCCCGCGCCCCTGAAGGCTGCGCTTCGCGCGCCTTCCCCTTGAGGCTGCGGCTCCGCCGCGCCTCCCCCGAGAGGCCGCGCTCCGCGCGCCTCTCCGTCGGAGGCTGAGGTTCGCGTGCCTCTCCGCCGGAAGCTGTGCCTCGTGCGCCTCTCTTGATGAGATGGCGCACGAAGTGCGCATCTCAGGGGCGCGGGGAACTGCGCGACCAGCCACGACGAGAGGCGCGCGTGACGGCTGGTTTTCAGGGGCGCGGGGAACTGCGCAACCCAGCCACGACGGTGGCGCGCGTGGGAACGGGTTTCAGGGGCGCGGGGAACTGCGCGACCAGCCACGACGGTGGTGTGCTTGGGAACTGGGGGAATTGGGGCGTGGGGGAGCAGGGGAGAGGTCAGACTCAGGGGGCAGCCCCGACGGACGGAAGGCAACCCGTGACCGCACCGCGCCCCCACCCCGCCCTCGTCACCCTGGCCCTGGCCCTGACCCTGACGGCCTGCACCTCCGGTGGATCGGAGAAGGACAACTCCGGCCCCGGCCCCGGTACCCACACCGTCAAGACCGCCATGGGCGACGTGAAGGTCAAGGACCACCCCAAGCGCGTCGTCGTCCTGGACACGGCCGAACTCGACTCCGCGATCACCCTCGGCGTCACCCCGGTGGGCGCCACGCGAGCCGGCGCCGAGGACGCCTTCCTCTCGTACCTCCCCGAGGACAAGACCGACGGCATCACCGAGGTCGGCGAGATCGCCAACCCCGGCCTGGAGAAGATCGCCGCGCTGAAGCCGGACCTGATCCTCAGCAACAAGGTCCGCGACGGCGGGCGTTACCAGCAGCTCAGCCACATCGCCCCGACCGTGCTCACGGAGACGACCGGCTACCCCTGGAAGCAGAACTTCCTCGTGCACGCCGACGCCCTCGGCAGGAAGAAGCAGGCCCGCACGGCCGTCAAGAAGTACGAGGAGCACGTCGCCGCCGTCACCAAGGCACTCGGCGGCAGGGCGAAGGCGGCGGGCGTCGACGTCAACGTCGTCCGGTTCGTCGAAGGCGCCGACATCCGGATCTACGGCAAGAAGAACTACATTGGCACGATCCTCGCCGACGTCGGCATCGGCCGCCCCGCGATCACCGACAAGGCCAAGGACGGGTTCAGCTACGACGTGAGCCCCGAGCAGATCGACATGGCCGACGCGGACGTCATCTTCACGTCCACGTACGGCAGTCCGGGCAAGGCGAAGGTCACCGAGACCACCACGAGCGGCCTGTGGCGGAAGCTGCGGGCCGTGCGGGACGGCAAGGTGTTCCAGGTCGACGACGAGCTGTGGATCCAGGGCATCGGATACACCGCGGCGAACCAGATCCTCGGCGAGCTGGAGTCCGACCTCGCCCGGTGACCCGGGTCAGAGACGGGTGCGCTGCGAGCGCCACAGCAGATACAGCGCCGAGGCGATCGCGGCGCAC is a genomic window containing:
- a CDS encoding copper homeostasis protein CutC; its protein translation is MSKRAVLEVIALDAEDAVAAQAGGADRLELVTDMAADGLTPSVETFAAIRGAVDISLRVMLRLADGFAAGDVSELVARARALRAAGADEFVLGFLDDHGGPDLAAVERLVGELDGCRWTFHRAIDRAADRDALRKQLADLPGLDTYLTAGSADGVDAGVDVLVAEAARSAAGEPGYEQQILVGGGLRLEHVAGLRGAGISAFHIGGAARPSGWAGPVSSQSVRLWRDTLDS
- a CDS encoding heavy metal translocating P-type ATPase, with product MSAHTVAPPARVELAIGGMTCASCAARIEKKLNRMDGVEATVNYATEKAQVSYADGVSVADLIAKVEATGYTAHEPEPPAVETDRDAGSAADDELRPLRQRLITAVVLAVPVIAMAMVPALQFQYWQWLSLTLAAPVVTYAAWPFHRAAFTNARHGAATMDTLISLGTSAAFLWSVWALFFGTAGTPGMTHPFELTIGRGDGAGNIYLEAAAGVTAFILAGRYFEARSKRKAGAALRALLELGAKDVTVLRAGGREATVPIGELRTGDRFLVRPGEKIATDGTVVEGSSAVDASMLTGESVPVEVAVGDTVTGATLNAGGRLVVEATRVGSDTQLARMARMVEDAQNGKAAAQRLADRISGVFVPVVIALAIATLGFWLGNGAGWTAAFTAAVAVLIIACPCALGLATPTALMVGTGRGAQLGILIKGPEVLETTRRVDTIVLDKTGTVTTGRMTLLAAHVADGTTEDEVLRLAGALEHSSEHPIARAVATGAAERVGPLPVPEDFANVAGLGVQGVVDGHAVLVGREQLLEEWEIRLPEPLARAKAAAEEAGRTVIAVAWDGAARAVLEVADAVKDTSAEAVRRLRELGLRPVLLTGDNAAVARAVAAEVGITDPADVISEVLPQDKVDVVKRLQGEGRSVAMVGDGVNDAAALAQADLGLAMGTGTDAAIEAGDLTLVRGDLRSAGDAIRLARRTLGTIRSNLFWAFAYNVAALPLAAAGLLNPMIAGAAMAFSSVFVVANSLRLRRFRAGF
- a CDS encoding iron-siderophore ABC transporter substrate-binding protein, coding for MTAPRPHPALVTLALALTLTACTSGGSEKDNSGPGPGTHTVKTAMGDVKVKDHPKRVVVLDTAELDSAITLGVTPVGATRAGAEDAFLSYLPEDKTDGITEVGEIANPGLEKIAALKPDLILSNKVRDGGRYQQLSHIAPTVLTETTGYPWKQNFLVHADALGRKKQARTAVKKYEEHVAAVTKALGGRAKAAGVDVNVVRFVEGADIRIYGKKNYIGTILADVGIGRPAITDKAKDGFSYDVSPEQIDMADADVIFTSTYGSPGKAKVTETTTSGLWRKLRAVRDGKVFQVDDELWIQGIGYTAANQILGELESDLAR